In a single window of the Leptospira sanjuanensis genome:
- a CDS encoding CHRD domain-containing protein → MFKKSYLFALCIIALPFVVYGKGNTKFVASLKDTAQKNVNARGSVDAILDDETSKLKISGSYEYFGSNATEILILTEGNETPLCTFKPPYNATNSPWKDWGSCDLNVNQKKDLNAGKLYILIKSIDREEGQVRGSIVAESKK, encoded by the coding sequence ATGTTTAAGAAAAGCTATTTATTTGCTCTTTGCATTATAGCTCTCCCTTTTGTTGTTTATGGAAAAGGAAACACAAAATTCGTCGCCTCCCTGAAAGACACCGCTCAGAAAAACGTGAACGCGCGAGGGAGCGTGGACGCGATCTTGGACGATGAAACAAGCAAGCTCAAGATTTCCGGTTCTTATGAATACTTCGGAAGCAACGCGACTGAAATTCTCATTCTCACCGAAGGAAACGAAACACCTCTTTGCACGTTCAAACCGCCTTACAATGCCACAAACAGCCCTTGGAAAGATTGGGGTTCTTGCGATCTTAACGTGAATCAAAAGAAGGATCTTAACGCGGGAAAACTCTATATTCTTATCAAATCGATCGACAGAGAAGAAGGACAGGTTCGAGGTTCGATCGTAGCGGAATCTAAAAAATAA
- a CDS encoding FecR domain-containing protein, with amino-acid sequence MTLLSLRIISYVLVCFLSFSLTAQTANPSPGSEEKSLEEYKVKKNDSLTKIAKEVLNDPGKWKEFLKYNQIQNPSLIKEGMVLKVPVHLRKVVEVEGQPMAALELYHGVVEYSKKPKEGNPVWSAVSKNQILRDGESLKTGVKSGAFLAFVENETKVKIFEKSSFRVSKKEAPEIFLENGQLQADVKPGIFKTAKKTVQKLVISTPVAVVGVRGTKFYVNNEGEERSDVGCFEGTVNVAASGKDVDVKAGFGTYVEKGKPPVEPFPIPGKIQIDKDFQNQ; translated from the coding sequence ATGACCCTTCTATCTTTGAGAATCATATCGTACGTATTGGTGTGTTTTTTATCCTTCTCCCTTACGGCACAAACCGCAAATCCCTCACCCGGTTCCGAAGAAAAATCGCTCGAAGAATACAAAGTGAAAAAGAACGATTCGCTTACGAAAATCGCCAAAGAAGTTCTAAACGATCCGGGCAAATGGAAAGAATTTCTGAAATACAATCAGATCCAAAATCCTTCTCTGATTAAGGAAGGAATGGTTCTCAAGGTTCCCGTTCACTTGAGAAAGGTCGTCGAAGTCGAAGGTCAACCGATGGCCGCGCTCGAACTATATCACGGAGTTGTGGAATATTCTAAAAAACCGAAGGAAGGAAATCCGGTTTGGAGCGCCGTATCAAAAAATCAAATTCTCAGAGACGGTGAAAGTCTGAAAACCGGAGTAAAGTCCGGCGCATTCTTAGCCTTTGTGGAAAACGAAACCAAAGTAAAAATTTTTGAAAAGTCGAGCTTCCGCGTTTCCAAAAAAGAAGCCCCCGAAATCTTTTTGGAAAACGGGCAACTACAAGCCGATGTGAAACCCGGAATTTTCAAAACGGCAAAGAAGACGGTTCAAAAACTGGTCATCAGTACTCCTGTTGCGGTCGTGGGTGTTCGGGGAACGAAATTCTACGTAAACAACGAGGGTGAAGAACGAAGTGACGTGGGATGTTTTGAAGGAACCGTTAATGTCGCCGCTTCCGGAAAAGACGTGGATGTGAAAGCGGGATTCGGAACCTACGTGGAAAAAGGAAAACCTCCCGTGGAACCGTTCCCGATTCCTGGCAAAATTCAAATCGATAAGGACTTCCAGAACCAATGA
- a CDS encoding SRPBCC family protein, with the protein MKLILRILAGLAVLVIGFFLLGVFADPKFEGEINETINAPVDRVYQHLLNLEAIPKYRPEVTEVVFEGKNAKGYPIWKEGTDMGGYIHFEMLERAENSRVQIQMKESSFGMKGIWDYKLSAEGNKTKITISETSEVSSIPIRSIFSLVGKDANLKKEIEILKTVFP; encoded by the coding sequence ATGAAACTCATATTGAGAATTTTGGCCGGACTTGCGGTGTTGGTGATCGGATTTTTTCTGCTTGGAGTTTTTGCCGATCCGAAGTTCGAAGGCGAAATCAACGAAACGATCAACGCTCCAGTCGATCGAGTGTATCAACATCTTTTGAATTTGGAGGCGATTCCGAAATACAGACCGGAAGTCACCGAAGTCGTATTCGAGGGAAAAAACGCGAAAGGATATCCGATCTGGAAGGAAGGAACGGATATGGGCGGTTATATTCATTTCGAAATGTTGGAACGAGCGGAAAATTCTCGGGTTCAGATTCAGATGAAAGAAAGCAGCTTCGGAATGAAAGGGATTTGGGATTATAAACTCAGTGCAGAGGGAAACAAAACGAAGATAACGATTTCCGAAACATCGGAGGTTTCCAGTATTCCGATCCGATCGATCTTTTCTCTCGTAGGAAAGGATGCGAACCTAAAAAAAGAAATCGAAATTCTGAAGACGGTATTTCCTTAA
- a CDS encoding ankyrin repeat domain-containing protein — translation MKRIKKPILIFICVLALSCSTKLNDLIRTRRIEEAISLIQTGEDWKHANDCETPLELAASSGNTELVQLLLERGADPNERAKGCKQESVLYIEGTYISTERFFSANHTPLSKTKNVEAAKLLVRAGADVNWGGYRQNDPQGIGLSIYESPLLNSVINRRYELSEFLIQKGANIQIFNPITGENEFDLWFTSVGIRNKKDKEFYRFLKEKGLKQLRPFSLIEIAKLRSDENSLFTKTYIHIPTKQEIILNANPTDLQNPLETDLIYSSKDQRYFHSSEFVQKETKQNLYELILQRRIARKILPKS, via the coding sequence ATGAAACGGATTAAAAAACCGATTCTAATTTTTATCTGCGTTCTTGCGCTTTCTTGTTCGACAAAGCTCAACGATCTGATCCGAACCCGGCGGATCGAAGAGGCGATTTCCCTAATTCAAACGGGCGAGGATTGGAAACACGCAAACGATTGCGAAACTCCTTTGGAATTGGCCGCTTCCTCCGGAAATACCGAACTTGTACAACTTCTTTTAGAAAGAGGCGCGGATCCGAACGAAAGAGCAAAAGGTTGCAAGCAAGAATCGGTTTTGTATATCGAAGGCACCTACATTTCTACGGAAAGGTTTTTTTCCGCTAATCACACGCCACTGAGCAAAACGAAGAACGTAGAAGCCGCGAAACTCTTGGTTCGAGCGGGAGCAGACGTCAATTGGGGAGGATATCGCCAAAACGATCCTCAAGGAATAGGACTTTCCATCTATGAATCGCCGCTGCTCAACTCGGTTATAAACCGCAGATACGAGCTTTCCGAATTTTTGATCCAAAAAGGAGCGAATATTCAGATCTTCAACCCGATCACGGGAGAAAATGAATTCGATCTTTGGTTTACGAGCGTTGGAATTCGAAATAAAAAAGACAAAGAGTTTTACCGATTTCTGAAAGAGAAAGGTCTCAAGCAACTGCGGCCTTTCTCTTTAATCGAGATCGCCAAACTACGGTCAGACGAAAATAGCCTATTTACCAAAACATACATTCATATTCCAACGAAACAAGAAATCATTCTCAACGCAAATCCAACCGATCTTCAAAATCCTCTGGAAACAGATCTGATCTATTCGTCGAAGGACCAAAGATACTTTCACAGCTCAGAGTTCGTTCAAAAAGAAACGAAACAAAATCTTTACGAGTTAATCTTACAAAGAAGAATCGCGCGAAAAATTCTCCCTAAATCCTAA
- a CDS encoding DDE-type integrase/transposase/recombinase — MGLNLRERQMVTKIFKERYRWAFKKEKSLILDEFVKVTGYNRSYARTVLRGAAGKKFPSKQLRKKNPVYDDEVRKALEFIWEVLDRICSKRMKAAIPEVLKQIEHLQNYPLNKHLKTRLLSISSATIDRLLRQIRFKFRGHGTSTTRQPRFLIDKIPIKTFGEWKNTSPGFTQVDLIAHNGGNVYGGFFSTLYATDVCTGWTICILVKNKTEFQMLKAFSRLRKAFPFPLLGIHSDNGSEFINDTILRFAAKYQLTFTRGRPYKKNDNPHIEQKNYSVVRRNTGYLRFDRPEHADSLKALYSYLNLYNNFFLPVMVLVEKHRIGSKGIRKYDEPKSPYSRVLERKEVLKITKKELISFYSSLNIFELKEKINQLQAQIVRSAAPIRNPIEKVRIRRKKGIIHTIPVWRREINSETKNPFIERQRIEELRRASEKLWNNRK, encoded by the coding sequence ATGGGACTCAATCTACGGGAGAGACAAATGGTCACGAAGATCTTCAAGGAGAGATACCGTTGGGCTTTTAAAAAAGAAAAAAGTCTGATCCTCGATGAATTTGTAAAAGTAACAGGATACAACCGATCCTATGCAAGGACGGTTCTACGAGGAGCCGCAGGGAAAAAATTCCCTTCAAAACAACTAAGAAAAAAGAATCCTGTTTATGACGATGAAGTTCGAAAAGCTTTGGAGTTTATCTGGGAAGTCCTGGATCGTATTTGTTCAAAGAGAATGAAAGCCGCAATTCCGGAAGTTTTAAAACAAATCGAACACTTACAAAATTATCCTCTTAATAAACATCTTAAAACAAGACTTCTATCCATCAGTTCTGCAACCATCGATCGATTACTCAGACAAATTCGATTCAAGTTTCGAGGACATGGCACTTCCACTACGAGACAACCTCGGTTTCTCATTGATAAAATCCCAATCAAAACTTTTGGAGAATGGAAAAATACGTCTCCCGGTTTTACTCAAGTGGATCTTATTGCTCATAACGGCGGAAATGTGTATGGAGGTTTTTTCTCGACTCTTTATGCAACAGACGTTTGCACCGGCTGGACAATTTGTATCTTAGTAAAGAACAAGACTGAATTTCAAATGCTAAAGGCTTTTTCCAGGCTTAGAAAGGCATTTCCATTCCCTTTGCTCGGAATCCATTCAGACAACGGTTCTGAATTTATCAATGATACAATTCTTCGCTTTGCGGCAAAATACCAACTTACTTTCACTCGGGGCCGCCCTTACAAGAAGAACGACAACCCGCATATCGAACAAAAGAACTATTCAGTCGTTCGAAGAAATACCGGTTATCTCAGATTCGATAGACCGGAACACGCAGATTCCTTAAAAGCCCTCTATTCTTATCTGAATCTTTACAACAATTTCTTCTTACCCGTTATGGTTCTGGTAGAAAAACACCGGATCGGATCCAAAGGAATCCGAAAATACGACGAACCAAAATCACCTTACAGCAGAGTTTTAGAAAGAAAAGAGGTTTTGAAAATTACAAAGAAGGAATTGATCTCTTTCTATTCGTCCTTAAATATTTTCGAACTCAAAGAAAAGATCAATCAACTTCAAGCACAGATTGTTCGGTCAGCCGCACCAATCCGAAATCCAATCGAAAAAGTTAGAATTCGGAGAAAGAAAGGAATTATTCATACTATCCCTGTTTGGAGAAGAGAAATTAACTCGGAAACAAAAAATCCTTTTATCGAAAGACAGAGAATCGAAGAATTAAGACGGGCAAGTGAAAAGCTCTGGAACAACAGAAAATAG
- a CDS encoding PHP domain-containing protein codes for MAFKRRIHPRIWRRILGAFAFLGVTHFLTSFLLYQELDSHLKLPFFGNRIHSSYSSTKHRWLKFAFHLHSDRDGFSPFRSPPREIQEKYLDKRYDLVGITDYLKISGIDSKEPRFFPGYEWGRDFNRKHILALGTKVAVPDFFPLYASAENIQWTIDQMHKSGAFVSISHPGLEGSISYSLIERLRGVDAVEVFSPYGDTFQEWIRLLDQGTPILATSGDDLHYFPGEFIRAMKLPLYQRIFHELTFSEQNAGDAFVRYVLLNTNSYDPKEITANLKKGNYVSVIKLVDYMDDPKISELRLDRNTIVAEFPKTFIKAEFIGKGGTILKEERQKQKAEFTIRPEDGYVILRVVFPSGSIVSNPFYRIPEPEENQTENSLDPKD; via the coding sequence ATGGCGTTCAAAAGAAGAATCCATCCCCGAATCTGGCGTCGAATCTTAGGCGCCTTTGCGTTCTTAGGAGTTACTCATTTTCTGACTTCTTTTCTTTTGTATCAGGAACTGGATTCTCACTTGAAACTTCCGTTTTTCGGAAATCGAATTCATTCTTCCTATTCGTCGACGAAACACCGTTGGCTCAAATTCGCGTTTCATCTTCATTCGGATCGGGACGGTTTTTCTCCGTTTCGAAGTCCTCCTCGGGAAATTCAGGAAAAGTATCTCGATAAGCGATACGACCTCGTCGGAATCACCGATTATCTGAAGATCAGCGGAATCGATTCCAAAGAACCGAGATTTTTTCCCGGTTATGAATGGGGGAGGGACTTCAATCGAAAGCATATTCTGGCGTTGGGAACCAAGGTTGCCGTTCCTGACTTCTTTCCTTTGTACGCTTCTGCGGAAAACATTCAATGGACGATCGATCAGATGCACAAGTCGGGAGCCTTTGTTTCGATCAGCCATCCCGGTTTGGAAGGTTCGATCTCTTATTCTTTGATTGAACGATTGAGAGGAGTCGATGCGGTGGAAGTTTTTTCACCCTACGGAGATACGTTTCAAGAATGGATCCGACTTTTGGATCAAGGAACTCCGATTTTGGCTACGAGCGGAGACGATCTGCATTACTTTCCGGGAGAATTCATCCGCGCGATGAAACTTCCTCTGTATCAGAGAATCTTTCACGAACTTACTTTTTCCGAACAAAACGCGGGGGACGCCTTTGTGCGTTATGTTCTTTTGAATACGAATTCGTATGATCCGAAAGAAATCACTGCGAATCTAAAAAAAGGGAATTACGTTTCTGTAATAAAGCTTGTTGATTATATGGATGATCCTAAAATTTCCGAACTTCGGTTGGATCGAAATACGATCGTCGCCGAGTTTCCTAAAACGTTCATCAAGGCCGAGTTTATCGGAAAAGGCGGAACGATTTTAAAGGAAGAACGGCAAAAACAAAAAGCGGAATTTACGATTCGTCCGGAAGACGGATACGTGATTTTGCGAGTCGTTTTTCCTTCCGGTTCCATTGTCTCGAATCCGTTTTATCGAATTCCCGAACCGGAAGAAAATCAAACGGAGAATTCTCTCGATCCTAAGGATTGA
- a CDS encoding glycoside hydrolase family 5 protein: protein MRKLILGASPNKNKSNRNQISIGLLVCLFTLQFLIGCNETSSENGTETILSLFFRPIGSIAESSAQFPNYNATSSFLSTTTLNPSVPLSTDGRYIVDSNRNRFKLKSVNWYGASDTQYVVAGLDKQPITHIISLIQEWGFNSVRLPFSNLMLHQITPVSNESVAANPQFFGKTPLEVYDATIHALTQAEIVVILNNHTTFSEWCCGYDYNGLWYHAGSSFAYNQTTEMWQADWLTMIRRYKNNPMVVGADLRNEVRTMRKGDTHIPDSPNWGMNDANDWHKASQEMGVLIAQENSNILVIVEGINWWGLIPILGSGERPHLKPIKDLPVHLPVSNKLVYAAHNYAYIGPNHNGDDSTSGGNIKYREMDENTFKSTVQNEWGYVVTPEMYYSAPVWLSEFGASPSSSGVQDQEWLRRLTDVLIERDMDFAYWPLNGNDEWGLLSSDWSRTLKEDWRFQHLNRLLSTNGRTGFTQENHFSNLWIGSGNDNSSTITNDWDNGANKGTCPDGYRLNGLSTNQKALCTDIVTSNLWNSNRNYNVQAVYETPTRYHGTGDWAGGFTKYECPQNFYVSGFSKRSWGTSGILCSQSRINLSNSCRTIWFDRGDNCSSIKGGDWAYGSYKGQCGDQEYAGGIAQRNGGASALLCCRINP from the coding sequence ATGCGGAAATTAATTTTAGGCGCATCGCCGAACAAAAACAAATCGAATCGAAATCAAATTTCAATCGGACTTCTCGTTTGCCTTTTTACGCTTCAATTTTTAATCGGATGCAACGAAACGTCCTCAGAAAATGGTACGGAAACGATTCTTTCTTTGTTTTTCCGTCCGATCGGATCGATCGCAGAAAGCTCGGCGCAATTTCCAAACTACAACGCAACTTCTTCCTTTTTATCTACTACTACGCTCAATCCGAGCGTTCCGTTGAGTACCGACGGGCGATATATCGTCGATTCCAATCGAAATCGTTTCAAGCTCAAATCCGTCAATTGGTACGGCGCGAGTGATACACAGTATGTCGTCGCCGGTCTGGACAAACAGCCCATTACCCATATCATTTCCTTGATTCAAGAATGGGGATTCAATTCGGTTCGACTTCCCTTTTCCAATCTAATGCTTCATCAAATCACGCCCGTATCTAACGAATCGGTCGCGGCCAATCCGCAATTTTTCGGAAAGACTCCATTAGAAGTTTATGATGCAACAATCCACGCCTTGACCCAAGCGGAAATCGTCGTCATTCTCAACAACCACACCACATTTTCCGAATGGTGCTGCGGTTACGATTACAACGGTCTTTGGTACCATGCCGGCTCTTCGTTCGCCTACAACCAAACGACGGAAATGTGGCAGGCGGATTGGCTAACGATGATTCGTCGCTATAAAAACAATCCGATGGTCGTCGGAGCGGATCTTAGGAACGAGGTTCGTACGATGCGCAAAGGCGACACACATATTCCCGATAGTCCGAACTGGGGAATGAATGATGCAAACGACTGGCATAAAGCATCGCAAGAAATGGGCGTTCTGATCGCACAAGAAAATTCTAATATTCTTGTAATCGTGGAAGGAATCAATTGGTGGGGACTCATTCCGATTTTGGGCTCGGGGGAACGTCCTCATCTAAAACCGATCAAGGATCTTCCGGTTCATCTTCCCGTTTCCAACAAACTCGTCTATGCGGCTCACAATTACGCGTACATCGGACCGAACCACAATGGAGACGACTCGACTTCGGGTGGAAACATCAAATACCGCGAAATGGACGAGAATACGTTTAAGTCCACGGTTCAAAACGAATGGGGTTACGTCGTTACTCCGGAAATGTATTATTCCGCTCCGGTTTGGTTGAGCGAATTCGGCGCCTCTCCTTCCTCAAGCGGCGTACAAGATCAAGAATGGCTGCGCCGTTTGACGGATGTTTTAATCGAACGTGATATGGATTTCGCGTATTGGCCCTTAAACGGAAACGACGAATGGGGACTTTTATCCAGCGACTGGTCGAGAACTCTCAAAGAAGATTGGCGATTTCAACACTTAAACCGACTTCTATCCACAAACGGTCGAACAGGCTTCACGCAGGAAAATCATTTTTCGAATCTTTGGATCGGTTCCGGGAACGACAACAGCTCCACGATCACAAACGACTGGGACAACGGCGCAAACAAGGGAACCTGCCCGGACGGATATCGTTTGAACGGACTCAGCACCAATCAAAAAGCGCTTTGTACGGACATCGTCACGAGCAATCTCTGGAACTCCAATCGTAACTACAACGTCCAAGCCGTCTATGAAACCCCTACGCGCTATCATGGAACGGGAGATTGGGCGGGCGGTTTTACGAAATACGAATGTCCGCAGAATTTTTACGTTTCCGGTTTTTCCAAACGTTCTTGGGGGACGAGCGGAATCCTTTGTTCGCAAAGCAGAATCAATTTAAGCAATTCCTGCAGAACGATCTGGTTTGATCGAGGCGACAATTGCTCTTCGATCAAAGGGGGAGATTGGGCGTACGGTTCTTACAAAGGTCAATGCGGAGATCAAGAATATGCGGGAGGAATCGCGCAAAGAAACGGAGGAGCAAGCGCCCTTCTCTGCTGCCGAATCAATCCTTAG
- a CDS encoding DUF3157 family protein → MKQIVFLLFIILATEGFATEEATTKSGKKVILNSDFTWKYVNETAEKNKSNEKAKGLNLTKSEEQSAELKSESGEFEKLLSGLILP, encoded by the coding sequence ATGAAACAAATCGTATTTCTCTTATTTATTATCTTGGCAACCGAAGGTTTTGCAACGGAAGAAGCCACCACCAAGAGCGGAAAAAAAGTGATCTTGAACTCGGACTTTACCTGGAAATACGTAAACGAAACTGCGGAAAAGAATAAATCCAACGAAAAAGCCAAAGGACTCAACTTAACGAAATCGGAAGAACAAAGCGCCGAACTCAAAAGCGAATCCGGAGAATTCGAAAAACTTCTCTCCGGTTTGATTCTTCCTTAA
- a CDS encoding methyl-accepting chemotaxis protein, translating to MQSAAHSQKSSIHQIWKDGAVVINRIRLGLVILFSLTLLSVSKTNHPTQVIAHVVGTALMAAYCLLEFALHRTGKIGVRFQKTLVLLDVNILSLTLMADCSIEPTVSSGILANMLIFFIYFYVMIYSSFLGERRFVLLIGVLSALGIIASIFVAWKGGMVLTENPELGKVPGHMIFSVQIVKVTFVFTASIILSQLMKLFGKLTDEGSKLYEDSQVLLNKLTQDRRTLEKSAESLENSIRKFADFINRTGEKMESQAAAIEEVNAVIEELSASSSSTAHSIETQNLSLGELAGNAAKLDEILKNSASLSEALATFAKENKEDMENVTIAAEKTKSYLVDITNSFNRVDEINRIMSEIADKTNLLALNASIEAARAGVAGRGFAVVANEVSKLAEFTSGNAKSISDIVNQSRKFIEEARIASTETGDMTENQKLKILETADRIDKMNLFYLEQKSIIQKFVSEVSRIKSTSEEILRATKEQMLGQREMVQTMGNLGTEINEINEDSAKLQEEIVKIKTQASDLRVLSVQSAH from the coding sequence ATGCAGTCTGCGGCTCATTCCCAAAAATCTTCGATCCACCAGATCTGGAAGGACGGAGCCGTTGTAATCAACCGAATTCGTCTCGGGTTGGTTATCTTATTTTCACTTACGCTTCTGAGCGTTTCGAAGACCAACCACCCGACGCAGGTGATCGCGCACGTAGTCGGCACGGCTTTGATGGCGGCGTATTGTCTTTTGGAATTCGCACTCCATCGCACAGGCAAGATCGGCGTTCGTTTTCAGAAGACGTTAGTTCTCTTGGACGTAAACATTCTTTCCCTGACCTTGATGGCGGATTGTTCGATCGAACCGACGGTTTCTTCGGGAATTCTCGCCAACATGCTTATCTTTTTTATTTATTTCTACGTGATGATCTACTCCTCCTTTTTGGGTGAAAGAAGATTCGTGCTTTTGATCGGAGTTCTTTCCGCGTTAGGAATCATCGCTTCGATTTTCGTCGCTTGGAAGGGCGGGATGGTTTTGACGGAAAACCCCGAACTCGGAAAAGTTCCCGGTCACATGATCTTTTCGGTTCAGATCGTTAAGGTCACGTTCGTTTTCACGGCGAGTATCATTCTTTCGCAATTGATGAAGCTGTTCGGCAAATTGACGGACGAAGGCTCGAAACTTTACGAAGATTCTCAAGTTCTTTTGAACAAACTTACGCAGGATCGTCGGACCTTGGAAAAATCCGCGGAAAGTCTGGAAAATTCGATTCGTAAGTTCGCAGATTTTATCAACCGCACCGGCGAGAAGATGGAATCGCAAGCCGCCGCCATCGAAGAAGTGAACGCGGTCATCGAAGAACTTTCCGCTTCTTCCTCCAGCACCGCTCATTCGATTGAAACCCAGAATCTCAGTTTGGGCGAACTCGCGGGCAACGCCGCAAAGTTAGACGAAATTCTAAAGAACAGCGCGTCCTTGAGCGAGGCTCTCGCGACCTTTGCAAAAGAGAACAAAGAGGATATGGAGAACGTCACGATTGCCGCCGAAAAAACGAAATCCTATTTGGTGGACATTACGAATTCCTTCAACCGGGTCGACGAGATCAATCGGATCATGAGCGAGATCGCGGATAAAACGAACTTACTCGCTTTGAACGCTTCCATCGAAGCCGCAAGGGCAGGGGTTGCGGGTCGAGGTTTTGCCGTCGTCGCAAACGAGGTCAGCAAACTCGCAGAATTCACTTCCGGAAACGCAAAATCGATTTCGGATATCGTCAATCAGTCCCGCAAGTTCATCGAAGAGGCGAGGATCGCTTCCACGGAAACCGGGGATATGACCGAAAATCAAAAACTAAAAATTTTGGAGACCGCCGACCGGATCGACAAAATGAATCTGTTTTATCTCGAGCAAAAATCCATCATTCAAAAATTCGTATCGGAAGTGAGTCGAATCAAATCCACCTCGGAAGAAATCCTTCGAGCCACAAAAGAGCAGATGCTCGGTCAAAGGGAAATGGTACAGACGATGGGAAATCTCGGTACGGAGATCAACGAGATCAACGAGGATTCCGCCAAACTGCAGGAAGAAATCGTGAAGATCAAAACGCAGGCCTCGGACCTTCGCGTTTTGAGCGTTCAGTCCGCGCATTGA
- a CDS encoding SMI1/KNR4 family protein: protein MIRNALQELLKLTWIKAGNKNAILNAKAHFGLEDFPVSLRELYSFADGQKEECVPIFEAYTFLSSADAIESKKSMDALALEEGWYEDHWWEKNWFPFASDSAGQYLVVDLLTGSVLEFYHDDPERPVRAESPEAYIRSLIAGLKSGELTYDADIGICSTQDLEEFTRKQESRKNSRKASSIFLQLFRRFLPKTPTKSDFIEWIVAVAIGILGIWISRMYCR, encoded by the coding sequence ATGATTCGAAATGCTCTTCAAGAACTTCTGAAACTTACTTGGATAAAAGCCGGAAATAAAAACGCCATATTGAATGCGAAGGCACATTTCGGTTTAGAAGACTTTCCTGTTTCTTTGAGAGAGTTATATTCTTTTGCCGATGGTCAAAAAGAAGAATGTGTTCCGATTTTTGAAGCGTATACATTTCTGAGCAGCGCGGATGCGATCGAATCGAAAAAAAGCATGGATGCACTGGCATTGGAAGAAGGCTGGTACGAAGATCATTGGTGGGAAAAAAATTGGTTTCCCTTTGCATCTGATTCTGCCGGGCAATATTTGGTCGTTGACCTTCTAACGGGCAGCGTTCTGGAATTTTATCACGATGATCCGGAACGTCCGGTTCGGGCCGAGTCTCCAGAAGCTTATATCCGCTCCTTGATCGCCGGTTTGAAATCCGGTGAATTGACGTATGATGCAGACATTGGAATTTGTTCTACGCAGGATTTAGAGGAATTTACACGGAAACAGGAAAGTCGGAAGAATTCAAGGAAGGCTTCTTCTATATTTTTACAACTTTTTCGCAGGTTTCTGCCAAAGACGCCAACGAAATCCGATTTTATAGAATGGATCGTTGCTGTTGCGATCGGAATTCTTGGTATCTGGATCAGTAGAATGTATTGTAGATAA
- a CDS encoding LIC11966 family lipoprotein gives MKKQSLTRILAALGCIFLLATIGCNSQDPVSYNNKIMDVLNGSTDDMDALNDAMVKEDYSEAETVRKSWEAKLVKASETLKGIGDFKGNSDFKNTAVKAIDSYKNSVSNDYKQLIELRTSLKTGTKVDEGKIDTLLNKINQDFEKAANELNAASDKFEKDFNK, from the coding sequence ATGAAAAAACAAAGTTTGACACGAATTCTTGCGGCACTTGGCTGCATTTTTCTTTTGGCGACGATCGGCTGCAACTCGCAAGATCCGGTCAGTTATAACAACAAAATCATGGATGTCCTGAACGGTTCCACTGATGATATGGATGCGCTCAACGATGCGATGGTAAAAGAAGATTACTCTGAGGCGGAAACTGTACGGAAATCTTGGGAAGCGAAACTTGTAAAGGCTTCCGAAACCCTCAAAGGCATCGGAGATTTCAAAGGAAATTCCGATTTCAAGAATACGGCTGTCAAAGCGATCGATTCGTATAAGAACAGCGTGAGCAACGATTATAAACAGCTGATCGAACTTCGCACGAGTTTAAAAACGGGAACGAAAGTCGACGAAGGAAAAATCGACACTCTTTTGAACAAGATCAATCAGGACTTTGAAAAAGCGGCTAACGAGCTGAATGCGGCTTCGGATAAGTTTGAAAAGGATTTTAACAAATAA